The Helianthus annuus cultivar XRQ/B chromosome 15, HanXRQr2.0-SUNRISE, whole genome shotgun sequence genomic sequence catttcttgaggttacAAACGTGGAACACATCATGAATTCCACTCAGCTCCTCTGGCAATCTTAGCCTATATGCTACACTGCCAACACATTCGAGGATCTCAaatggtccgatatatctagggctcaacttgccctttttaccaaaacgcatcacacctttccagggtgacacttttaATAACACTTTGTCGCCTACTTCAAattttagaggttttcgcctcatgtcagcatagcttttctgcctatctctggcagcttttaggcgatctCGAATTTGGAAAATTTTATCTGtcgtttcaaggactatatctggtcctgatatctgagcttctcctacttctgcccaacagacaggcgttctgcatttcctaccgtataatgcttcaaaaggcgcagcctgaatgctggtatgataactgttgttataggagaactcaatcaatggcaggtggtcatcccaactaccacccaaatcaataacgcatgcacgaagcatgtcttctaaggtttaaatagtacgctcactctgaccatcagtctgaggatggtaagcagtactaaaattcaaacgagtgcccaatgattgttgaaaacttttccaaaagtgagaggtgtatctagtatctctatcagagataatagccaccggtactccatgaagagctatgatcttatcaacatacaactgggctaacttattggagctatgagtctccttgatgggtaagaaatgagctgactttgtcagtctatcaacaataacccatatagtgtcatttccatgccttgttttgggtaacttggttataaaatccatggttaccatttcccatttccaagtgggaagttccggctgttgtagaagacctgatggcttttgatgttcagctttaatctgagcacatgtcaggcacttagctacatgggtggcaatagatttcttcaaacctatccaccaataattggcctttaagtcttgatacatcttgtcacctcCCGGGTGAACCGAATACTTAGaattgtgggcttcctgaaggatcacatcccgaagtcctccttGAATGGGAACCCAAATTCTGCCGTTCATTCTAAGTATTCCATCTCTTCCAGGTGTTAACTGTTCCgcagttacacctaacttttcatttGGAAGATTATCTTCCAATATAGCGTCTTTTTGTGCAGCCAACagcctttcattcaaattattctttaaCTCAATACTCTTTGCAATGATCCTAATCGGCTTAACTCTTTCTTTTCGGCTTAGAACAtctgcgaccacattcgccttaccgggatggtagcgaatctcgcaatcataatcatttaatgtttccatccaacgacgttgtctcatattgagctctttttgattgaaccaatgttggagacttttgtgatctgaatagatcacacatttagttccatacaaataatgtctccacagttttagtgcgaataccacagcacccaattccaaatcatgagtggtgtagttcttttcatgcacttttagttGTCTCGATGCATAGGCAATTACATTGCCtcgctgcataagtacacaccccatACCCGTGTGTGAAGCATCGCAATATACAACAAAGTCTTCAACTCCTTCAGGTAATGACAAAACCGGAGCATTGCTCAATTTTTGCTTTAAAGTTTCAAAAGATTCCTGTTGCTTGGGACCCCAGATAAATTTCACATTCTTGCAGGTCAAGGAAGTCAATGGTGCtgctattcttgagaagttctcaatgaatcttctataatatcctgctaaacccagaaagctgcgaatttctgtaggTGTCTTAGGTGCTTCCCAGTTCAATACAGCCTCTACTTTGGCAGGATCTACTTGAATACCGTGTtcactaaccacatgtccaaggaactggactttgcgaagccaaaactcacacttagaaaatatggcatacaacttctcctaTCGAAGTAGTTCTAAAATGCATCGAAGGTGCTTTTCATGCTCCACTTGGCTACGCGAGTATATAAGTATGTCATCTataaaaacaatgacaaacttatctaaatatggtttgcagactctattcatgaggtccatgaatgctgcaggtgcattggtgagcccaaaaggcatcactaagaactcgaagTGTCCATATCTTGTTCTGAATGCCGTCTTCAGAACATCTTCGGTTCGAACcttaagttgatgatacccagatctcaaatctatctttgagaagtaactcgttccttggagttgatcgaacaagtcatcgatcctgggtaaaggataacgattcttgatcgttaccttattcagttcacggtaatcaatgcataagcgcattgatccatccttcttcttcacaaacaaaattggagctccccaaggcgacgagCTGGGTTGAATGAAACCTTTTTCCAATAATTCATCCAGCTGAGTTCTGAGTTCTTTCATTTCGGTAGGCGCCAGACGATACGGAGCTCGTGCAATAGGCGCAGATCCAGGGAGAATGTCGATCCTGAATTCTatttgcctctcaggaggtaatccaggtaactcgtcAGGAAAGACAACAGGATACTCTGCAATAATTGGGAtgtcctcaatcttcggctttggaTCATTCACCgacacttgtgccatgtaaatgacgtATCCACCCTTCAAACACTGGGATACCTTAAGAATAGACACGTTGCTTGGCAACCCGTATTGTGTGTCTCCTTGGATAGTGACGGACTCACCGGAAGGGGTTTTGATAATGATAAGCTTTTTATcacaggcaatttgggcttggttatgcgacaaccaatccatgcctaaaactatatcaaaaccagccaatttcatCGGCAGGAGGGACAGCGGGatagaatggttcttaatggacactgaacatccatcaagaagagttgaggcggattctaaggtaccatcagcgagttctacctcatattttatgtctagagtcttaataggcaaattcaataacttacagaacttatgatCTACAAAGAACTTATCAGCACCGGAATtaaataagactctagcataaatattattgatgaggaaggtacctgttatgacgttaTCATCGGTCACCGCTTCCCGTGCCTGCATCTGGAACACTTGGGCATTGTTCTTCttagcctcttcaggcttcttcgcattcttggggcaattggtcttaatatgccccttttcattgcaaccataacaggttgcatccttgatgttTCGGCACTCAACAGACTTGTGCCCTTTCTTCTTGCAAATCCCACACGGTTTGGTCTGTGGGTCCCGGTTGCACTTGCCAAAGTGTCTCTTATGGCAAGTCTTGCATCTGGGCTTGTCATCAGTCTGCCCCTTCTTGGAACCAGAGTTCCCCTTTCCTTTCTTATTCGATTGAGAGGACTGATCATCCTCTCTCTTCCTCTTCCCCTCTTCAGAATTTTTTTTCGCCCTGCTCCTCACAATATCCAATGTAAGGGATAGTGATAGATCCACAACAGATCTATAGGTGGTTGGCTTAGAAGCCTTCACATTTCCCTTAATCTCAGGGGCCAAACCACCAATAAAACGCGTGATGCGCTTCGGCTCAGGGGTGACTAAATATGGTACCAACCTGGACATGGAATTGAAACTTGTCACATAGGATCTACAATCTAGATCCTTCATTACGAGAGTGAGAAAATCAGTCTCCACACGCTCTACTTCGTGTTGAGGACAATAAGTGTCCTTAACCAAATCGACAAACTTCTCCCAAGAAAGGTTATACAAATGGACTTTCCCGGTGGACTGAACAAGTGCTTTCCACCACGTAAGGGCATCGCCCTTAAAAGATTGGGAGACGAACATAACTACATCTTCCTTAGCGCAGCCGCTAATGTCTATCACCGtctccatctcatctaaccacttCATACAATCTATCGCCCCTTTTTCTCCTGTAAAATCCCTTGGCTTACAGGaaacaaaatacttgtaggtacaaCCCTTGGTGTACCTAGGGGTCGGCTCAAGATCTATCTGTCTTTTGGGTATACTACCCTGGTTAGACGAATGCACTGACTCACTCTTCTTATGAGTGTGATATTGAGAATGAGTTTTAGAGTGAGTTTGTGACCGAACGATACTCGGCTCCTTAAACTTAGCATCAACCGCTTGAGAGATTGCAGCGGTGATCATAGCTTGTAATTCTGCACCAGTAATGTTAATTCTGGTATTGCCCTGTGCTGGATGACTGTTTACTTCGTCGGAGCCAACCATTTCTGAATGCTATAATATAGACAATAATagtaatttaaattaaatataagttcatcgcattgatgattcattggtcatggtattattaaaccatttaGACCATTTCAAAACATAACTAAATGTTTACATAATGCGTTATTCTACACATTACTAGACAGGAGAAAGATAGAAATTtcacaactgtcaatgtcatagAAGACATTTATCTATCATTAAACTCGTTTCAAAGGACATTAAAATAGCTTAAATGCTTGTCACAAGAACGAGTTGAGATTCTAATTAATGATCTCAAAAAAATCAGTGATTTTTTTTAAGGTCTGAACCAAGTTCATTgcctttttgacaagaagtttatgAATCGTACTTTCATTGTCATTTTACACCTTTGCTTAAAGCatgcatctcaaatggatgtcttGGTGTATTCATCACACTGATATTTTCTAGCCAGGATTCGTATTGATCATTTTGGCTTTATATGACTTGGAAGGGTCCAAGTACCTTTTGGAAGCTTGTGTGGTTTCTCGTACCGCACGGCTAGGAAGTTTAACatattttcagatgttaacagagaattgctgtcttaaaaaggttgtaccatcatagccatCTAATGTTTTGactaggttatacctctaagagtttctttggcagataaATTATAAATTGAAAGGAAATAACATGGtgtaataaaatacattattaaaACCAAAGTTAAAACTTCATTACGAAGAAGACGAATACaaccgccctaaacgggacttaagAAAAGACAAACCACCCACGCAGGGGTATACAGAAATGAAAATAAGTCCACACAGAGACTTAATACAAAATTCaaacaaatgtccacgcagggacatgattacaataaacaagaaacaaaacaaccCTCTATTTCTTCTTCCCCTTGATAAGGTTGGCGAGGCCTTTCATGAAGCTAGTATGCCTCTCCTTGTTCTTCTTTGTTTTATGCTCAACCTTATCCAACCTCTCTAAGATTTCCTGAgtttgttgctgctgctgtagTTGCTGGAAAGGAGGTGGCTGATATGGAGGATACTGATAACCCTGAATTGGGTAGTCAGTTGGAGGCATAGGAGGGTAAGTAGAAGGATAAAGGTGGTGATACTGCGCAACCGTAAGATATGGGTCATGAGTTCCATAGCCCAATGGATATCCTGACGGGTCTCCATAAGGATTATACCCGGAAGAACCTGGGTATGTCGGAATTGGGTTATCAAATCCCACAGGCGGCATAGGTGGTGCATAAGAAGCTTGCGGAGGATTATCCTCCGGTGCCGCGTTTGAGGGCCCACCCATCTGAAGGTACTCTGGAATAGGGGGATAGGAACTCGATCCTCTAGGAGAACTGAAACGGGGTCCTCCTCTAACGGACATGCGGGCATTCCTTCTTCGCCTCAGAGGCTCGGGAGGTGGTTTCGGTGGTTGCTGTGGTGGTTCCTCTAccgggagtggtggtggtgagacagCTTGAAGTTGAGGATCATCTAAAGGTGGTTGAGCCGGAGAGCTATAATAAGATGGAGTAAAGAACCAGTCATAGGTAGCCATCCTCTCTTGGAAGGAGTCGGGTCCACGATAAGGAGATCCCTAAATGGAGACCCACTAGATATGCTGATAGGGTGGCCCGGGGTTCCTGTTTGCATCTCCGGGTCGGGGTCATCATCCATCTCCATTTCCTGAGAGAAATGGTCCTCAGGGCCTAATGGGTTATAGCCAAGGAAGTCGTTCACATAGTCGGCTGGGTTGAATTGTCTTGGAGAGTAGGGGGATTCAGAATGATGAAATGAATGAGATTGCAAAGAGTTATGCGATGGGTATGATTCATGCGAATGGTGAGATTGGTCCGAATGGTGAGAGTGTTCAGGCTCATTTGGAGCAAATGGTCCGAAAGACGGATGAAAAGATGGCGAAGAGCTGAGCGAGACTGAGTGTCTTGCCGGCTCGAATGGTTGACCCCACATATCGCGAGAGTCAGAGGTGGAAAAAGACGCCGATGGAGTGCGTCTGTGAGATGGTCCTGCAGATGACGGTCCTCCACGCATGGGACCCTTGCCACGTCCTCTTAGTCTCGGAGGCATGATGGTAAACTTCCTGTTGAAACAagtaaacaaaataaaacaaaacagaataaTAGAAAAGGAAATATAAAGATGCACCCTAGGTCATTTTCCTAGACTcgagagtctaaggaatgtgcttattgtgtcattgagattaaacacaaaaggttagtgtttaattcactcaatgttggctctgataccaacctgtcacaccccaatattccacgtattaccggtgggcccggtggggagtatcgtgacgtagttgatatcatccttgtcaacacacacaataatatagcacagcggaaggctgggtaaataaactattacaaaccatactgtctgtcgatGTTCGAGTACAAGGaaaatacagactggaatgtaataagatcacaggcggatcataaagtacaaagaaataaaaactacagactccgggtatctatgggatttgcaagatcctctacaacaccctatagctccagcctatttcgataagtacctgtcaattcaatctttgggaaaatacgtcagtatataatggtaaatacaatttaactgactcgttttgaaaacttTTAAGAAAATTAATTTagatgcacatggcataaatcttttataacttaggacaatcttattaaaatcttttatacagttttacatgtttgtcatacatatggggccggtttggaagccggacatgattaacagACTCACCACTttaaaacccacaaaggagttattcccaacatgtgggttatatagcatttgcatctgtcgggtgtatgcctacaccccgtgcataggtcgtggccattttcaaatgaaatgagccgaggatatccaggacacggtcgtattaacccccaatgcttatgttatcaaacaaaacagattaaaacgggttatgcggatttattaaatcacaatccgacaaaataatcccatacccgaccaagcggcattaatataccgtatcccaagcccgtatagggaaaataagttaaaagtatttacctgatgtagCAGTAAATTCCTAAAGTTCTTGAAAGATACTTTTTACCGAAAGCtataaatctgtatagaaggtttaattatctattaggatgctaacgggtctttacttaagtcaaagacttagaccgactagctagaaagaaaccttacggacctaaccggtagattaaacggaaaccgggatagaatgtgatttagacccgacaagcttgaatacttgtataatatgggtaaactaaacacattctggaaaatgaggttttaatgacaaggttaagcccgtttcggctattttacgtaaactagtcacgtaaaccgatccgaacgcgcaAATGCGTAACGGCTAACCGGACAAGCTATAAACAGgccttaatcattattatgctcaaaatatgttaatataacAGTAGTATATCAACTTTTATGCCCAAAAGCAaattaaaccaaaataagtcccataagggcattttggtaattttacatagacttttaaaagctaaaaataggttcctgagtttaaaactttaacttagtgtaatattatgtaaattaacttaaaacatcagtaggttatgggttttaaatgataaatatagttttgacccatactaggtgctaaaaacgctaaatatgtgatttaaagggctaatatggtaaaaataggaaatctgatattttggtcagtttataaggttcaaaataatacatttatcatttAGGATCAGTGGCAAAAAGTTTGGCTtcaaaatattatgtaaaactcaatttatgcatgaaaagggcaaaATCAGTAATTACCGGAATTAGGCTATAATCGTATGTTAAgttcagtttaaaaataaataaaaatctttaaaaatcccaaaataatatttaacatcagtaggtaaaaagatTGGTTTCAAAAATTGGGTCTAGATGGACCTTATGCTAAATACGCTTTTTAATTACTAAGAagtcccttaattacgctattgggcataactcccattctagacctcaaactgatgtcaagtttttgggacatgtctaaatattagtagcaaaggttttagtttattcacattgctaaaaatctcggttttatgcaaaaagggcgttttaggcattaatgagcataattacgatcaagagcataaTTTACAAACGATTAGGCACTATGTAATATAACTTCAAAGAGTTATACTACAATGtgatatggtcctaatggaagcttaaaacatggaagaaataagctcgtttgggtcagaattgaaagtcatagctaaagtcaagcttttgtgactttcggttataatctgcccttagacgattaattgtcggattaggactgataaaacaagTTTATATAGTCATTACCGAGTCATTAGAATGTTACTACATAATTTAGAACTTCAGGTTTATTAATTTGAATCATTTTTGTcaattctgtccagtttgactttttgtcaaactactttgacccgacaattaatcagtcaaacgagataattaggagacaccctttcaggggttaattacctatactaatgtggtttcataaccactttcaatttgatcagtggttaagccacatgtaattAAAATGAAAGTCAAACTGGAACTACTAAAAGTTTGACTTTAAAACAATTAATctaaattaaacaactaaataagtaattagaagcttactTAAGGTCCTAGCAGTCTTTTCTACCCTtgaaagtcttctccaagtcctTGCAATGCTCCAGGAGTTGATTTGAGATTGTTTAACAATGAAGTGTTCATGAACTCAATACTAAAGCTCCTTATATAGTGAAATTCTAAGTTCCAAGATCATTGCAGCTGTTGTTGGAGGCCCTAGGATCAGTCCAGGTGTTCTAGTGGTTTATAAAAACCATCCAAGAGTCCAAGGTTTCGGAAATTATATGTTAGAGTCGGTTTAACAGCTTAACATACATCTGTCCATAATTTCTGCCCAGCGACGAGCTTACGGGCCGTAAGCTAGACATCTTGCGGACCGTATTTGAATCTTACGGACTGTAAACCTCaatccatacggtccgtaaccgaactTAATTTACAACGCCCAGTTaccaccttacggaccgtaagcctagggccataCGGTCTGTAACCGTTgaccagaggacaaaaattttataacttttatacaCTTCACCATGCATTTCTATTGTCCGAATCTTGACCCTTAATTTAGTACAATAGTCCATATGACCAGTTCTGAATGCCCAATAACAAAGCCATGCAATTGTGTTTCCTTGTACTTAAAGAAGTTGTCCAAACATGAAGGTTTTGTCGGTTTTTCATATGAACTTCAAATTCTTGAATTGAAGTATGAACTATTATTAGTAGCCGAGGTTTAACCTCCCTAATAGCCATTTATCAACGTGTTAACATAATTTATAAAGCTTTTGGGAATTATtcaaaaaggtcattcagaggtaaacTTAACATGTTGACATGTTTAATTCCCGTAGCCCTATTTTTTTCATATGTATACACGCAATGGCTTCTTGTATTCAATTAACCTTTCGACTAAGGACAAATCTTCCACGAAGTGTCAatcagaggctcaagtttgggCATGTTGACCTCTTAAGTCCTTCACGAGAATACACTTGTTTAAAGTTCGGGACACGTGTCTATATATGACTGGACACGTTTTTACGCGGTGTTACAactgttctagctctgataccaattgttggatctgagtttgattttgattgtattttgtgtttgaaattaagatgaaagtggatgagtgtgcagcggaattaagatgaaaacaaactttgcatacaatcaaacgagagtaatactttgatcaaacatctttacacaatgaaccgaaagattgaatttatttcaacaacgattacaatgattgatgaatgaatgcaaactcccccttagccagagctcagttgtttgttcgtgcaaagaagacgaatgatgcaaaagagctaatagaacagtacaaagtactgaactatttataggcacttgcaaactactgagcgtcttagctgacgtcaccatgaaagtgacatctaacctcctaacaaactctaacctctgatctatacagacactgcttgtgttaactaatgctaatacattctattacaaaacagactttagaacagctgctgcaaccttctactgctgtgaacccagcagcacttgtctggatcagcagtgcttgactcaaggcagtagattgaatcagcaggactttagtcttccatcagatctttacttgagcagcagttgtaggtcagcactttgcaagatcagcagataggaggttatcagttgttgtaatcactttcaaggggagagacttgtatgtaaacatctgcttattctgg encodes the following:
- the LOC110919902 gene encoding extensin-like, which translates into the protein MPPRLRGRGKGPMRGGPSSAGPSHRRTPSASFSTSDSRDMWGQPFEPARHSVSLSSSPSFHPSFGPFAPNEPEHSHHSDQSHHSHESYPSHNSLQSHSFHHSESPYSPRQFNPADYVNDFLGYNPLGPEDHFSQEMEMDDDPDPEMQTGTPGHPISISSGSPAQPPLDDPQLQAVSPPPLPVEEPPQQPPKPPPEPLRRRRNARMSVRGGPRFSSPRGSSSYPPIPEYLQMGGPSNAAPEDNPPQASYAPPMPPVGFDNPIPTYPGSSGYNPYGDPSGYPLGYGTHDPYLTVAQYHHLYPSTYPPMPPTDYPIQGYQYPPYQPPPFQQLQQQQQTQEILERLDKVEHKTKKNKERHTSFMKGLANLIKGKKK